The following proteins are co-located in the Desulfatitalea tepidiphila genome:
- a CDS encoding PilZ domain-containing protein, translating into MDDHGYDFRRKHERKNYLADVVFAYKGRAYGGTIKNISLGGAFITTASVNQFSSGDIITISIPFTDGSKSVKRRARVGWRNEIGFAVEFI; encoded by the coding sequence GTGGATGACCATGGATATGATTTCCGGCGGAAGCATGAGAGGAAAAACTACCTCGCTGATGTCGTTTTTGCATATAAAGGACGTGCATACGGTGGAACGATTAAAAACATCAGCCTCGGAGGGGCCTTCATTACGACGGCCAGTGTGAATCAATTCTCTTCAGGAGACATCATCACCATCAGCATCCCTTTTACGGATGGGTCCAAAAGCGTAAAACGCAGGGCTCGAGTCGGATGGCGGAATGAAATCGGCTTTGCGGTCGAGTTTATCTAA
- a CDS encoding DUF6901 family protein codes for MPKTFRIAYTFTLPNGDLEIFDLAFDARKTELITELPKKALFWTRLEYEKCVHCPLQPNKEPHCPVALNLVPAITKFDHLMSFDKISVSVVSSERRVELQTTAQEGLSSLMGLLIAGSRCPYTHFFKPMARFHLPFASKDETLWRAAATYLMGRYFTTNGMGQADVSLDGLVKIYNDIARLNDAMVQRLRAASSKDSVVNALVHLDVFAKFLMPPVEDSLAHIKSIFAPFLNSLE; via the coding sequence ATGCCCAAAACTTTTCGTATTGCCTACACATTCACATTGCCGAATGGGGATCTGGAAATCTTTGACCTCGCTTTCGATGCACGAAAAACCGAACTGATCACGGAGCTCCCGAAAAAGGCACTCTTTTGGACGCGTCTTGAATACGAAAAATGCGTTCATTGCCCCCTGCAACCCAATAAAGAACCCCATTGCCCGGTCGCCTTGAATTTGGTCCCGGCCATCACCAAATTCGATCATTTGATGTCTTTCGACAAGATATCGGTCAGTGTGGTGAGCTCGGAACGCCGGGTGGAACTGCAAACCACGGCTCAAGAGGGGTTGAGTTCTCTCATGGGCCTGCTGATCGCGGGAAGTCGCTGTCCGTATACCCATTTTTTCAAACCCATGGCACGCTTCCACCTGCCCTTTGCCAGCAAGGATGAAACTCTCTGGCGGGCTGCGGCCACCTATCTCATGGGGCGCTATTTCACAACAAACGGAATGGGTCAGGCAGATGTGAGCCTCGATGGCCTGGTGAAGATATACAACGATATCGCACGACTCAACGATGCCATGGTTCAGCGATTGCGGGCAGCTTCCTCCAAGGATTCAGTCGTGAATGCGCTGGTTCATCTCGATGTGTTCGCAAAATTTCTCATGCCACCCGTGGAGGACTCCTTGGCGCATATTAAATCGATTTTTGCGCCTTTTTTGAATAGCCTTGAATAA
- a CDS encoding MBOAT family O-acyltransferase: protein MLFATTIFLLFFLPATIGSYYIEKSFFGNRFRNIVLLLFSYLFYAYGAAEFVFILFFSTVSDYLIGLALRESKYHRKWWVGISTILNLGLITYFKYANFLVTEITSWIAAMGVDAPQDWVAVALPIGISFFTFQKMSYIIDIYRRQAEPITRFVDFALYVAMFPQLIAGPIVRFKDIAVQLELRAETWERFYLGAMRFCWGLSKKVFIADACGQIADAVFELNMGALDTKSAWLGAAAYTLQIYFDFSAYSDMAIGLARLFGFELRENFNRPYAAVSMTDFWRRWHISLSTWFRDYLYIPLGGNRKGTARTAFNLLLVFTLCGLWHGANWTFVAWGLYHGFFLGIERLTGLRKLPQHRWMVPRRAVIFLLVMFGWVLFRSENIASAIGFMQTMVVPSDLALAFDVYEVLHHRNILFMAIAAAGTLGASRLPTIEDIMRCEGPLRAFVSMVLLFIMLPYCAGTMMAGGSHPFIYFRF, encoded by the coding sequence ATGCTTTTCGCCACTACGATTTTTCTCCTATTTTTTCTTCCGGCAACAATCGGTAGTTACTACATCGAGAAATCATTTTTTGGCAACCGGTTCCGCAACATTGTCCTGCTGCTTTTCAGTTATTTGTTCTATGCCTACGGGGCTGCCGAATTCGTTTTTATCCTGTTCTTCTCCACGGTGTCAGATTACCTGATCGGGCTCGCTTTACGTGAATCCAAATACCACAGGAAATGGTGGGTTGGCATCTCCACCATACTGAATTTAGGCCTCATCACCTATTTCAAGTATGCCAATTTTTTAGTCACCGAGATAACCAGTTGGATAGCGGCGATGGGCGTCGATGCACCCCAGGATTGGGTTGCGGTGGCGCTGCCGATCGGCATCTCGTTTTTTACCTTTCAAAAAATGAGCTACATCATCGATATCTACAGAAGGCAAGCCGAGCCGATCACTCGATTCGTAGACTTTGCCCTCTATGTCGCCATGTTTCCCCAATTGATCGCCGGCCCCATCGTTCGATTCAAGGATATTGCAGTCCAGCTCGAACTTCGAGCGGAAACGTGGGAACGTTTCTATCTGGGCGCCATGCGATTTTGCTGGGGGCTTTCGAAAAAGGTGTTTATTGCCGACGCCTGCGGTCAGATTGCCGACGCGGTCTTCGAATTGAATATGGGAGCGTTGGACACCAAAAGCGCCTGGTTGGGAGCCGCGGCCTATACCCTGCAAATCTACTTTGATTTTTCGGCCTACTCGGATATGGCCATCGGTCTTGCCAGGCTCTTCGGTTTCGAATTGCGCGAAAACTTCAACCGCCCCTATGCCGCGGTGAGCATGACTGATTTTTGGCGCAGATGGCATATATCGCTCAGCACCTGGTTCAGAGACTATCTCTACATCCCCCTGGGTGGAAATCGAAAAGGAACGGCCCGCACCGCGTTCAATCTGCTCCTGGTGTTCACTCTATGCGGCCTCTGGCACGGCGCCAATTGGACATTCGTTGCCTGGGGGTTGTATCATGGTTTTTTTCTCGGCATCGAAAGGCTCACCGGCCTTCGCAAACTACCGCAACACCGATGGATGGTGCCACGACGCGCCGTCATTTTTCTTTTGGTGATGTTCGGCTGGGTGCTTTTCCGTTCGGAAAACATCGCATCGGCCATTGGCTTCATGCAAACGATGGTGGTCCCCTCGGACCTTGCGCTGGCATTCGATGTGTACGAGGTGTTGCATCATCGTAACATCTTGTTTATGGCGATTGCAGCAGCGGGGACCCTCGGCGCGTCCCGGTTGCCGACGATCGAAGACATCATGCGCTGCGAGGGGCCTCTGAGAGCGTTCGTAAGCATGGTCCTTCTGTTCATCATGCTTCCCTACTGTGCGGGCACGATGATGGCGGGAGGTAGTCATCCGTTTATCTACTTCCGCTTTTAA
- a CDS encoding sialate O-acetylesterase translates to MLILVLPVTLGVLGVASPALDDTPQAQAPLMDFRALMMPEYYRAWGSYLDERLSLSGVLTRMKRWVDYRLFSMTDVKSIHVGREGWLFQQDSIASDPTAAIDQRRRFRQMIFQLTAVAHLVETSGRRLVFTIAPDKAKIYPEYLGYLPKHTELRQTDYDIFLDECKLADCRWFIPLDDLFMAAKSDEHWLYDKHSAVWNQRGARLAAEALLNAVFEDDASIQPNYYDLGAQVMGAPIASQRPSASQDRQLSSLVLYGGMAMNELIPNVSPYFSRTDAIATDTIPSPNHGENMSHYDAAMVVLDGTQIDKFVLDLDRICNVLDVESLAQQADSIPLITVSSESQLSLRTEGNKLEVKSLGSQSAFLLPPLPGSEPGVLRVLVMELSSPNADTLRWHIGATFSDGGEKQIFKGDNRLYFPLPVQPSVRLRIHPGRHTGLFYLNKAMVLEYANGLTQASLPNEDQRRWPVPAIASDESHMAKSAGSRESLPAPAGVEASAIQLHDFDERRIFQRSGKSADIVVSGVYRGRPDAIEARVSNHSNQDWATPWTVIDNNPTDGVFMGIMPEVPQGGWYRLAVRFSNDQDIMDVGKSRWGVGLLAACIGQSNMKEWFHSGSDLSPHSLLSVHRDSQWIAMGESGNGAIALGNRLIGRLGIPVGLLDYAVNGSGLRKEADWGAGYWLDRSHASIYNQFIQGVAKTGGMLEYVIWMQGEADAARATISERQYRNALKTFLEQHLRQDIVNGSHLRHLPLLIVGMPKRPVGKDGPHQAIRAALHAVAEETEDCYLSAISMDLPNMGRQHLTPSAYTTLGLRVAQTILYLNGEESYYRGPSVVGATRVDTQTIDIRIAHRGGFDFNPRVAITGWELVGGGSTLTTAQIARRDADTIRISMSEAFNGPITIRYLSGAMPDANRAVHDNSPMELPLEPAELTLE, encoded by the coding sequence ATGTTGATACTCGTTTTACCCGTTACCTTGGGCGTACTGGGTGTTGCTTCTCCGGCGCTTGACGATACGCCCCAGGCACAAGCGCCGTTGATGGACTTCAGGGCGTTGATGATGCCGGAATACTACCGGGCCTGGGGAAGCTATCTGGATGAGCGGCTGTCGCTGAGCGGAGTGTTGACAAGAATGAAGCGATGGGTGGATTACCGGCTGTTTTCGATGACTGATGTCAAAAGCATCCATGTGGGTCGCGAGGGGTGGCTGTTTCAGCAAGATTCGATCGCGTCGGACCCGACTGCCGCAATCGATCAGAGGCGCCGTTTCCGGCAGATGATATTTCAATTGACGGCGGTCGCCCACCTGGTGGAGACATCGGGACGCCGACTGGTGTTTACCATCGCACCCGACAAAGCGAAGATCTACCCGGAATATCTAGGTTATCTTCCCAAACACACGGAGCTTCGCCAGACCGATTACGACATCTTCCTCGATGAGTGCAAGTTGGCCGATTGCCGGTGGTTCATACCGCTGGACGATCTCTTCATGGCGGCCAAATCAGATGAACACTGGCTATACGACAAGCACAGCGCCGTGTGGAATCAACGCGGTGCCCGTTTGGCCGCCGAAGCGCTGCTCAACGCCGTCTTTGAGGACGATGCATCGATTCAACCCAACTATTATGACCTGGGAGCCCAAGTCATGGGGGCGCCCATCGCGTCTCAGAGACCATCTGCTTCCCAAGACCGGCAGTTATCTTCGCTGGTGCTGTATGGCGGCATGGCGATGAATGAATTGATCCCGAACGTATCGCCCTATTTCAGCCGCACCGATGCGATTGCCACCGATACGATCCCATCGCCGAACCATGGAGAGAATATGTCGCACTATGACGCGGCCATGGTGGTGCTCGATGGGACCCAGATCGATAAATTCGTGCTCGACCTGGACCGTATCTGTAACGTGCTCGACGTCGAATCATTGGCCCAGCAAGCCGATTCAATCCCTTTGATCACTGTTTCCAGCGAATCGCAACTCTCCTTAAGAACTGAAGGGAACAAGCTGGAGGTCAAATCCCTCGGGTCACAGTCCGCTTTTCTACTTCCCCCCCTGCCCGGTTCCGAGCCCGGCGTATTGAGAGTACTTGTAATGGAACTTTCGTCGCCCAATGCCGATACGCTTCGATGGCATATCGGCGCGACGTTTTCCGATGGCGGCGAAAAGCAGATCTTCAAAGGAGACAACCGCCTTTATTTCCCACTACCGGTGCAACCTTCGGTACGCCTCCGCATCCACCCTGGAAGGCATACCGGCCTGTTTTACCTCAACAAAGCCATGGTGCTCGAATACGCCAATGGACTCACCCAGGCGAGCCTGCCGAACGAGGATCAAAGGAGATGGCCCGTCCCAGCCATCGCAAGTGACGAAAGCCATATGGCGAAATCGGCGGGTTCCCGGGAGTCCCTGCCCGCACCCGCTGGCGTCGAGGCGTCCGCGATTCAGCTCCACGATTTTGACGAGAGGCGAATTTTCCAGCGTTCCGGGAAAAGCGCCGACATCGTCGTTTCCGGCGTTTACCGGGGACGACCCGATGCAATAGAAGCGCGGGTTTCGAACCATTCGAACCAGGATTGGGCCACGCCCTGGACCGTCATCGACAACAACCCAACCGACGGAGTCTTCATGGGCATTATGCCTGAAGTCCCCCAAGGTGGGTGGTATCGTCTTGCCGTGCGCTTCTCCAATGACCAGGACATCATGGATGTAGGAAAATCCAGATGGGGTGTCGGCCTGCTGGCGGCCTGCATCGGACAATCCAATATGAAAGAGTGGTTTCATAGCGGCAGCGACCTGTCCCCCCACTCTTTGCTTTCCGTGCATCGCGACAGCCAGTGGATCGCCATGGGGGAATCCGGCAATGGCGCCATTGCACTGGGAAATCGTTTGATCGGCAGACTCGGCATTCCGGTCGGGCTGCTGGATTACGCGGTCAATGGTTCCGGTCTTCGGAAGGAAGCCGACTGGGGCGCCGGCTATTGGCTGGACCGGTCACATGCGTCCATCTACAACCAATTTATTCAGGGTGTCGCAAAAACAGGCGGTATGCTCGAGTATGTCATCTGGATGCAAGGGGAAGCCGATGCGGCGCGGGCCACGATCAGTGAGCGCCAATACCGGAATGCACTTAAAACCTTCCTCGAACAACATCTTCGCCAGGACATCGTCAACGGGTCACACCTTCGACATCTTCCCTTGTTGATCGTTGGCATGCCAAAACGCCCGGTTGGCAAAGATGGCCCTCATCAAGCCATCCGGGCCGCGCTGCATGCCGTGGCCGAAGAGACTGAGGACTGCTACTTGTCGGCGATCTCCATGGATTTGCCAAACATGGGACGGCAACATCTGACCCCTTCCGCCTATACCACGCTGGGACTGCGGGTGGCACAAACGATTCTGTATCTGAACGGCGAAGAGAGTTACTATCGAGGGCCGTCGGTGGTTGGCGCGACCAGGGTGGATACTCAAACCATCGACATTCGAATCGCACACCGGGGAGGCTTCGATTTCAACCCTCGGGTAGCCATCACCGGCTGGGAGCTGGTCGGGGGAGGATCGACTTTGACGACGGCTCAAATTGCGCGCCGAGATGCCGACACGATTCGGATCTCGATGTCCGAGGCATTCAACGGCCCGATAACCATTCGCTATCTCTCTGGCGCCATGCCCGATGCCAATAGGGCCGTTCATGACAACTCGCCCATGGAACTCCCCCTGGAGCCGGCCGAGTTAACCCTCGAGTGA
- a CDS encoding GAF domain-containing protein, translated as MTKKLPSKPTDIPSDQLTHGTSTNEGRQQPANEDGCAFTALIDMCNHICRSNHLDSLLQMVATQVRSMVPSEGSIILLCDPVENGPVPAAMSVDHGELETVFRSDGKMIGQRLAGHVCETGIPILENQGSQTCHPAPEGFDLNRIVNRIVVPLTALNRTAGVVIVVNKRDGIFNEADMALLSTVCGLTALAMENIQARESLLDYRSQLENFNTARDRVIHQFSHALKTPLAVLIASLKLLSRHLNRSTGDAWLPVYDRAQRNLARLLSIEYEMEDILGQRQDSTPPTKTVPDPKAVRAKADLE; from the coding sequence ATGACGAAAAAGCTCCCCTCAAAACCAACGGATATCCCTTCGGATCAACTTACCCATGGGACGTCGACGAACGAAGGGCGCCAACAACCGGCCAATGAGGATGGGTGCGCCTTCACTGCGCTGATCGATATGTGCAACCACATCTGCAGGTCCAATCATCTCGACTCATTGCTGCAAATGGTCGCAACTCAAGTTCGAAGCATGGTCCCGTCCGAAGGCAGCATCATCCTGCTCTGTGATCCTGTCGAAAACGGCCCCGTCCCAGCGGCAATGAGTGTCGATCATGGTGAATTGGAAACCGTTTTCAGGTCTGATGGTAAAATGATTGGACAGCGCCTGGCCGGCCACGTGTGTGAAACCGGCATTCCGATTTTAGAAAATCAAGGCAGCCAAACCTGCCATCCGGCACCAGAGGGTTTTGACCTCAACCGGATAGTAAACCGCATCGTGGTTCCGTTAACTGCCTTGAACCGCACGGCAGGCGTCGTGATTGTAGTGAACAAAAGGGATGGCATTTTCAACGAAGCGGATATGGCTCTGCTGAGCACGGTCTGCGGCCTGACGGCATTGGCCATGGAGAATATTCAAGCCCGTGAATCCTTGCTGGATTATCGCAGCCAACTGGAAAATTTCAACACCGCCAGGGACCGCGTGATCCACCAGTTCTCCCATGCGCTTAAAACCCCATTGGCCGTACTGATCGCGTCCTTGAAACTGTTGAGCAGGCATTTGAACCGATCCACTGGCGACGCCTGGCTTCCTGTTTATGATCGCGCCCAGCGAAACTTGGCAAGACTGCTCTCCATCGAGTACGAAATGGAAGACATCCTGGGACAACGGCAGGATAGCACACCACCCACAAAAACGGTTCCAGACCCAAAAGCCGTCCGAGCGAAAGCCGATCTTGAATAA
- a CDS encoding sensor histidine kinase, whose translation MTDTLSRNDRILNSQEPDVDASKIEGEDISTTACQDAETETVQESFFRQVNIEFLFHELKDPVSIIETGVRMLLDKKTAMNPLSPSQERTLTRILRNVHKTRDMLNELLEVGRAESACFNCHVFDPIRLLHEKLLEVIEKNDPELYEEIRQEPDQQGCMAILGKRGIRLDIAPSARGVTMAQDELKFGQMVGNLLKNGLYYRRRQLLIHISFQHERLSIAVRDDGPGIAPEHHEDIFMRYKQILAPAGVARSSHGLGLAVSRIMARSMGGDITIESELGFGALFKLALPVSHPKTNNG comes from the coding sequence ATGACCGACACCCTCTCCAGGAACGACCGGATTCTGAATTCACAGGAACCAGATGTCGATGCATCAAAAATCGAGGGGGAGGACATCAGTACCACCGCGTGCCAGGACGCGGAAACGGAAACGGTCCAAGAGTCCTTTTTCCGTCAGGTCAACATCGAGTTTTTGTTCCACGAGTTGAAAGACCCGGTCAGCATCATTGAAACGGGCGTCCGCATGCTTTTGGATAAAAAGACGGCCATGAACCCCTTGAGTCCATCCCAGGAACGCACCCTGACCCGGATATTGCGCAATGTCCACAAAACCCGCGATATGCTCAACGAATTACTGGAAGTCGGCCGAGCCGAAAGCGCCTGCTTCAATTGCCATGTGTTTGATCCCATCCGTCTCCTGCACGAAAAGCTGCTGGAGGTGATCGAAAAGAACGATCCTGAACTTTACGAAGAAATTCGACAGGAGCCGGATCAGCAAGGTTGTATGGCGATTCTGGGCAAGAGGGGCATCCGCCTCGACATCGCACCATCGGCGAGAGGCGTGACCATGGCGCAGGATGAACTGAAATTCGGTCAAATGGTTGGCAATCTGCTAAAAAACGGGCTCTACTACCGGCGTCGGCAACTCCTCATTCATATATCTTTTCAACACGAACGTCTGTCCATCGCGGTCCGTGACGATGGCCCGGGTATCGCCCCAGAACATCACGAGGACATATTCATGCGCTACAAACAGATTCTCGCGCCGGCGGGGGTCGCCCGAAGCAGTCATGGATTGGGATTGGCGGTTTCCCGCATTATGGCAAGATCCATGGGCGGCGACATCACCATCGAAAGCGAATTGGGTTTCGGCGCCTTGTTCAAACTGGCGTTGCCCGTTTCGCACCCCAAAACCAACAACGGTTGA
- a CDS encoding ABC transporter substrate-binding protein, translated as MKMLNKLSHMAFFCIIMLVASSPCWGADTIKIGIIGPMKFEVGQAQWNGAELAAEQINAEGGMRVGNRRMKVEIIKADSNEFFSIPDAVNAMERLILKDKVDFVAGGFRTEAVLAMQDMAMDNKIIFAGAGAAHPELCLRVAKDYNRYKYWFRIAPINSSYLVKNMFHQVLSVATYMKKNLNIDRLKVAIVADKAMWADGMVKAAESYLPMMGMEVVGNWRPLPTATDVTAELTAIQRTGAHMILTMNTGPVGIPLPKQAGELKIPAVVMGINTTAAKEDFWDTTQGMCNYSMTTESYCRGVEYNELTAPFVETYYKRYGATPSYTSATYSFIKHILPAAIEKAGSLNSDKLVSIIEDSVNKTPAGMVAFEKDSEGRHLHELKAGPGWATFLAVQWVDGQMQAVWPHFKWTSPYWQYSVEPPDQPNKYSLKGLKPYVIPPWVTAAYKK; from the coding sequence ATGAAAATGTTAAATAAATTAAGCCACATGGCATTTTTTTGCATCATCATGCTGGTGGCAAGCTCGCCGTGCTGGGGGGCGGATACGATTAAAATCGGCATCATCGGGCCCATGAAGTTTGAAGTAGGCCAGGCACAATGGAACGGTGCGGAACTTGCCGCCGAGCAGATAAACGCGGAAGGTGGCATGAGAGTGGGGAACCGAAGAATGAAAGTGGAGATCATTAAGGCCGACTCCAACGAATTCTTCAGCATACCGGACGCGGTCAATGCCATGGAAAGATTGATTCTAAAAGATAAGGTGGATTTCGTGGCAGGCGGATTCAGAACCGAAGCCGTCTTGGCCATGCAAGACATGGCCATGGACAATAAAATCATCTTCGCCGGCGCCGGCGCTGCACACCCCGAACTCTGCCTGAGGGTAGCCAAGGACTACAATCGCTATAAATATTGGTTCCGCATAGCCCCCATAAACTCCTCATATCTCGTTAAAAATATGTTTCATCAAGTCCTCAGCGTGGCGACCTACATGAAAAAGAATCTCAATATTGACCGCCTCAAAGTGGCCATTGTCGCCGATAAAGCCATGTGGGCCGATGGAATGGTAAAAGCCGCCGAAAGTTATCTGCCCATGATGGGTATGGAGGTGGTTGGAAACTGGCGGCCATTGCCGACTGCCACGGATGTCACTGCGGAGCTTACGGCCATTCAGCGGACCGGTGCCCATATGATCCTGACGATGAATACGGGTCCGGTGGGCATTCCACTGCCCAAGCAGGCCGGTGAACTTAAAATTCCAGCAGTCGTGATGGGGATTAACACAACAGCCGCTAAAGAAGACTTCTGGGACACGACCCAAGGCATGTGCAACTACAGCATGACAACTGAAAGCTACTGTAGAGGCGTCGAATACAACGAGTTGACCGCCCCATTTGTGGAAACTTATTACAAGCGCTACGGCGCCACGCCCTCATATACTTCGGCGACTTATAGCTTCATCAAACACATTCTGCCCGCCGCCATCGAAAAAGCGGGGTCTCTGAATTCGGATAAACTGGTATCCATTATCGAAGACAGCGTCAACAAAACGCCTGCCGGCATGGTGGCATTTGAAAAAGATTCAGAGGGGCGTCATCTCCACGAATTGAAGGCCGGTCCGGGATGGGCGACATTCCTGGCCGTGCAATGGGTCGATGGCCAGATGCAAGCGGTTTGGCCTCACTTCAAATGGACTAGCCCTTATTGGCAGTATAGCGTCGAGCCGCCGGACCAACCCAATAAATATAGCCTCAAGGGGTTAAAACCCTATGTAATTCCACCTTGGGTCACAGCTGCCTATAAAAAGTAG
- a CDS encoding KH domain-containing protein gives MKELISFIAQSLVDHPDAVSVSEVEGNQTTVLELKVAKEDLGKVIGKQGRTAQAMRTILSAVSSKVKKRTVLEIIE, from the coding sequence ATGAAGGAGCTGATTAGTTTTATTGCGCAGTCATTGGTGGATCATCCTGATGCAGTCAGCGTTAGCGAGGTAGAAGGAAATCAAACAACCGTATTGGAATTGAAGGTGGCCAAAGAAGATCTCGGCAAGGTGATTGGAAAGCAAGGGAGAACCGCTCAAGCGATGCGAACCATCCTAAGTGCCGTTTCATCCAAAGTCAAAAAACGGACCGTGCTTGAAATCATCGAGTAG
- a CDS encoding CTP synthase, with protein sequence MSEKGAKFIFVTGGVLSSLGKGLASAAIGALLESRGLTVTLQKLDPYINVDPGTMNPFQHGEVFVTDDGAETDLDLGHYERFTHARLGHNNNFTTGKIYDQVISKERRGEYLGGTVQVIPHITDEIKSSIRLVSKGVDIVIVEIGGTIGDIESLPFLEAIRQFRADEGKENVLYIHLTLVPFIATAGEVKTKPTQHSVKELRSIGIQPDILLCRADRYLSNDIKSKIALFCNVSTDAVITAKDVSCIYEVPLVYHKEGLDNKIVELLNIWTRTPRLENWEQLCYRLTHPEHQVAIAIVGKYVDLTESYKSLNEALVHGGLPHKCQVNLLFVDSETITPENCAQKLSSADGILVPGGFGSRGIEGKICAAQFAREHQVPYFGICLGMQIAVVEFARHVAGMEKAHSSEIDQDTPFPVIYLMTEWFDEQTQTVQKRDMNSDKGGTMRLGAYPCKLAPDTMAHAAYGQDEISERHRHRYEFNNAYKSRLQENGLVISGTSPQGDLVEIVELESHPWYLGCQFHPEFKSRPMDPHPLFREFIKAALTASGKDKI encoded by the coding sequence ATGAGTGAAAAAGGTGCCAAATTCATATTCGTGACAGGTGGTGTTCTCTCTTCTCTTGGCAAGGGATTGGCGTCGGCCGCGATCGGGGCACTTTTAGAAAGTCGGGGGCTGACCGTCACCTTGCAAAAGCTCGATCCGTACATCAATGTCGATCCGGGCACCATGAATCCCTTCCAACATGGAGAGGTTTTCGTCACCGATGACGGAGCGGAGACGGATCTCGATCTCGGTCACTATGAGCGCTTCACCCATGCTCGCCTGGGCCACAACAATAATTTTACCACTGGAAAAATATACGATCAGGTGATCAGCAAAGAGCGTCGGGGAGAATATCTGGGCGGCACTGTACAGGTCATTCCTCATATTACCGACGAGATCAAAAGCAGTATCCGCCTGGTATCAAAAGGTGTAGATATCGTGATCGTCGAGATCGGTGGTACCATCGGTGATATCGAGAGTCTGCCGTTTCTCGAGGCGATTCGGCAATTTCGGGCGGACGAGGGCAAGGAAAATGTGCTCTACATTCATTTGACCCTGGTTCCATTCATCGCCACCGCCGGCGAGGTTAAAACCAAACCCACGCAACACAGCGTCAAAGAACTGCGCAGCATCGGTATACAACCCGATATCCTGCTGTGCCGTGCCGACCGATATCTCTCGAACGATATCAAATCGAAAATCGCCCTCTTTTGCAATGTCAGCACCGACGCCGTTATTACTGCCAAGGATGTCAGTTGTATCTACGAGGTGCCGCTGGTCTACCATAAGGAGGGTCTGGACAATAAAATCGTCGAACTGCTGAACATCTGGACCCGTACGCCACGCCTCGAGAATTGGGAACAGCTGTGTTATCGGCTGACCCATCCCGAACACCAGGTGGCCATCGCCATCGTCGGAAAATATGTGGATCTCACCGAGTCCTATAAAAGTCTCAACGAAGCCCTGGTACACGGTGGGTTGCCGCATAAATGCCAGGTGAATCTGCTCTTTGTGGATTCCGAAACCATTACCCCCGAGAATTGCGCCCAGAAATTGTCCAGCGCAGACGGGATTCTTGTTCCGGGTGGATTCGGGTCGCGCGGGATAGAGGGAAAGATCTGCGCCGCACAGTTTGCGCGCGAACATCAGGTCCCCTATTTTGGCATCTGCCTGGGTATGCAGATCGCGGTAGTTGAATTTGCCCGCCATGTCGCCGGAATGGAGAAGGCCCACAGTTCGGAAATCGACCAGGACACTCCTTTTCCTGTGATCTATCTAATGACAGAGTGGTTTGATGAACAGACGCAGACCGTGCAGAAGCGGGATATGAATTCCGACAAAGGCGGCACCATGCGTTTGGGCGCCTATCCATGTAAATTGGCACCTGACACCATGGCCCATGCGGCATATGGTCAGGATGAAATTTCCGAGCGTCACAGGCACCGATACGAATTCAACAATGCATATAAATCCAGATTGCAGGAAAATGGGTTGGTGATCAGTGGAACCTCACCCCAAGGGGATCTGGTCGAGATCGTTGAATTGGAATCGCATCCCTGGTACCTGGGCTGTCAGTTTCATCCAGAATTCAAATCGCGTCCCATGGACCCACACCCACTTTTCAGGGAATTTATCAAAGCCGCATTGACAGCCTCGGGAAAAGATAAAATCTAG